One genomic region from Nostoc sphaeroides encodes:
- a CDS encoding ATP-dependent Zn protease: MSQTSLNLVAISIFLMTLSVLLGPLLNLSPAVPAIATFAILGIATFDSFSLQGKGGTIFLDWIAGFSSEHRDRIVHHEAGHFLVAYLLGIPVTGYTLSAWEAWKHGQPGQGGVSFNDGELASQLEVGKISAQMLDRYCTVWMAGIAAETLVFNNAEGGGDDKNKLIGVLTILGFSESVYQQKLRFHTLQAKTLLQENWPSYEALVNAMRQRTSVEDCHAQLGDAINRVQERRD; the protein is encoded by the coding sequence ATGAGCCAGACTAGCCTAAATTTAGTTGCAATATCTATCTTTCTGATGACCCTATCGGTACTGCTGGGGCCATTATTGAATTTATCACCAGCAGTACCAGCGATCGCTACCTTCGCTATTTTGGGAATAGCCACTTTTGACAGTTTTAGCTTGCAAGGCAAGGGTGGTACTATCTTTTTAGATTGGATTGCTGGTTTTTCAAGTGAACACCGCGATCGCATCGTCCATCACGAAGCAGGGCATTTCTTGGTTGCTTACCTGTTAGGTATTCCCGTTACCGGCTACACTCTAAGCGCTTGGGAAGCCTGGAAACATGGGCAACCTGGGCAAGGTGGCGTTAGCTTTAATGATGGCGAATTAGCATCTCAACTAGAAGTGGGTAAAATCAGTGCCCAAATGCTAGACCGCTACTGCACTGTTTGGATGGCGGGTATTGCTGCTGAAACCCTAGTTTTTAATAATGCTGAAGGGGGAGGCGATGATAAAAATAAGCTGATAGGAGTCTTGACAATTTTGGGCTTTTCTGAATCAGTTTATCAGCAGAAACTACGGTTTCATACCCTCCAGGCAAAAACCCTACTGCAAGAAAATTGGCCTAGTTATGAGGCTTTAGTTAATGCCATGCGACAACGCACTTCGGTAGAAGATTGTCATGCCCAGTTAGGAGACGCGATTAATCGCGTACAAGAGAGACGCGATTAA
- a CDS encoding DUF2945 domain-containing protein: MAEQFKKGDRVEWNTSQGKTTGKILKKLTSTTDIKEHHIAANEDNPEYLVESDRTGKQAAHKPDTLKKIEE; this comes from the coding sequence GTGGCTGAACAATTTAAAAAGGGCGATCGGGTTGAATGGAACACTTCACAAGGCAAGACAACTGGCAAAATATTAAAGAAACTTACTTCGACTACAGATATTAAAGAACACCATATTGCTGCAAATGAAGATAACCCTGAGTACTTAGTTGAAAGCGATCGCACAGGAAAACAAGCTGCTCACAAGCCTGATACTCTGAAAAAAATAGAGGAGTAA
- a CDS encoding CheR family methyltransferase: MGVSSTDFEYLRELVHHHSAVVLFGDKTYLAELHLQPIVESAGFASIADLVTYLRTQPFNSLHAQTIEALVTNETSFFRDSHPFEALKKYILPELIKQRESERSLNIWCAACSNGQEPYSIAILINEHFPMLSNWSVNLIATDFSTKVLARAREGHYNQLEINRGLPTNIRDRYFQKLDNDWQIKEQIRQMVDFRQLNLLQSWSSLPQFDVIFLRNVLIYFDVVTKKALLKNIKQQLSPDGYFFLGSGETTINLDESFKRVLFDKAICYQLHNPEVKIPD, from the coding sequence ATGGGTGTAAGCAGCACTGATTTTGAGTATCTTCGGGAATTAGTTCATCATCATTCAGCAGTTGTGTTGTTTGGTGATAAAACTTATTTAGCAGAGTTACATTTGCAGCCAATTGTCGAATCGGCAGGATTTGCTTCGATCGCTGATTTAGTGACTTACTTGCGAACTCAGCCGTTTAATAGTCTTCATGCCCAGACAATCGAGGCGCTAGTCACTAACGAAACTTCATTCTTCCGTGATAGCCACCCTTTTGAAGCACTGAAAAAATACATACTACCAGAGTTAATTAAACAACGAGAAAGTGAGCGATCGCTCAATATTTGGTGTGCTGCTTGCTCTAATGGACAAGAACCTTATAGCATCGCCATACTAATTAATGAACATTTTCCCATGCTTAGTAATTGGTCTGTAAATTTAATTGCGACTGATTTTTCTACTAAGGTTTTAGCGCGGGCCCGCGAGGGGCATTATAACCAGCTTGAAATCAATCGTGGACTCCCTACAAATATTCGCGATCGCTACTTTCAAAAACTAGATAATGACTGGCAAATAAAAGAACAAATCCGCCAGATGGTTGATTTTCGTCAGTTAAATCTTTTGCAATCTTGGTCATCTCTGCCGCAATTTGACGTTATCTTTTTACGGAATGTTTTAATCTACTTTGATGTTGTTACCAAGAAAGCCTTGCTAAAAAATATCAAGCAGCAATTAAGTCCAGATGGCTATTTTTTTCTTGGTAGTGGTGAGACGACTATCAACCTTGATGAATCATTCAAGCGGGTTTTATTTGACAAAGCTATCTGCTATCAATTGCACAATCCTGAAGTTAAAATTCCCGATTGA
- a CDS encoding protein-glutamate methylesterase/protein-glutamine glutaminase, which produces MPKIRVLIVDDSVIVRSRVSKILSSDPELEVVGVAANGRIALAKISHVNPDVIILDIEMPEMDGLQTLAAIRQKYPRLPVIMYSTSTHRGAIATLEALSLGASDYATKPSNLGSVEATNQHIRDDLIPKIKVFGAFFTQSAITHPVVFPVCRDIQQVEVVAIGVSTGGPNALAVMLKEFPADLSVPILIVQHMPPIFTKLLAKQLASKCQIPVDEAVSGQILKPGHAWIAPGDFHLIVQRDKTGVRLVTHQAAPENSCRPSVDVLLRSVAQVYGGGAIAVILTGMGQDGLHGCQCIREAGGQVLAQDKATSVVWGMPSFVVNAGLANQILPLNEIAAEIMHRIRFNQVPPSDL; this is translated from the coding sequence ATGCCCAAAATCCGGGTACTAATTGTCGATGACTCCGTAATAGTGCGGAGTCGAGTAAGTAAAATTTTGTCTAGCGATCCAGAACTGGAGGTGGTAGGAGTCGCGGCTAACGGTCGTATTGCCCTTGCCAAGATTTCCCATGTTAATCCCGATGTGATCATTTTGGATATTGAGATGCCGGAGATGGATGGTTTGCAAACCCTGGCCGCTATCCGACAAAAGTATCCACGTTTACCAGTAATTATGTATAGTACCTCCACACACAGGGGAGCGATCGCAACCCTAGAAGCTCTTTCTTTAGGTGCTTCAGACTATGCCACAAAACCTAGTAACTTAGGAAGTGTAGAGGCAACAAATCAACATATTCGGGATGATTTAATTCCCAAAATTAAGGTATTTGGTGCATTTTTCACACAAAGCGCAATTACCCATCCGGTTGTTTTTCCCGTTTGTCGGGATATACAGCAGGTGGAAGTTGTGGCAATTGGGGTTTCTACCGGAGGCCCAAATGCTTTAGCTGTAATGCTTAAGGAGTTTCCAGCAGATTTATCAGTGCCGATTTTGATTGTGCAACACATGCCGCCAATCTTTACGAAACTACTAGCTAAACAATTAGCTTCCAAGTGTCAAATCCCAGTAGATGAAGCGGTTTCTGGACAGATACTAAAACCGGGACACGCCTGGATTGCCCCAGGAGATTTTCATCTAATTGTGCAACGTGACAAAACTGGGGTTAGACTTGTTACCCATCAAGCAGCCCCCGAAAATTCTTGTCGTCCTTCAGTCGATGTGCTGTTGCGATCGGTTGCACAAGTTTATGGAGGTGGGGCGATCGCTGTTATCCTCACAGGTATGGGGCAAGATGGCTTACATGGCTGTCAGTGCATACGCGAGGCGGGTGGACAGGTACTTGCACAAGATAAAGCTACTAGCGTCGTGTGGGGAATGCCTAGTTTTGTCGTTAATGCCGGACTTGCCAATCAAATTCTTCCACTTAATGAGATCGCAGCTGAAATTATGCACAGAATTCGTTTCAATCAAGTTCCTCCTTCAGACCTGTAA
- a CDS encoding methyl-accepting chemotaxis protein, with the protein MTTNRAGKTPNSKSASVDSADSQSADDSVIKVQLQALLIALKAVKNGDFSVRLADENNELGEITSVFNELVSLNQNFANEVNRLASEIGIEGKLGSQAVVKGAGGSWKESLDNLNQMSTNLREQIKGINEVSLAVAQGNLSKQIEASNAGEFKQLTDNANQMISSLQSSIRQMTEVATAVASSAEELTAVSKEMTENAEQTAEQATSASASAEQVSQNTNTVVTAVEEMNASIREIAKTVTQGAKVTTEAVKTADRTNETINKLGQSSIEIGKVIKVITAIAGQTNLLALNATIEAARAGDAGRGFAVVANEVKELAKQTANATEDISLRIEAIQTDTKSAVQAITQITSIINQINDFQSTIASAIEEQTATTNEIGRNMAEAAKGTLDIAKSIGIVALNTQSTTTGTSNTLEAATELSRMAVDLQKVVNQFKY; encoded by the coding sequence ATGACTACAAATCGGGCTGGGAAAACACCCAACTCTAAATCTGCCTCGGTGGATAGTGCAGATTCACAATCGGCTGATGACAGTGTGATAAAAGTGCAATTGCAAGCGTTATTAATAGCACTAAAGGCTGTAAAAAACGGTGATTTTAGCGTTCGTTTAGCTGATGAGAATAATGAACTGGGTGAAATTACCTCAGTTTTTAATGAATTGGTGAGTTTAAATCAAAACTTTGCTAACGAAGTTAATCGCTTGGCATCCGAGATTGGTATTGAAGGGAAGCTTGGTTCTCAAGCCGTTGTCAAAGGAGCAGGTGGGAGTTGGAAAGAATCACTCGACAACTTGAATCAGATGTCTACAAATTTAAGAGAGCAGATAAAAGGTATTAATGAGGTCAGCCTTGCCGTTGCTCAAGGAAATTTATCCAAGCAAATCGAGGCAAGCAATGCAGGAGAGTTTAAGCAGCTCACGGATAATGCAAATCAGATGATTAGCAGCCTACAGTCTTCAATCAGACAGATGACAGAGGTGGCAACAGCAGTTGCATCTTCAGCAGAAGAACTGACCGCAGTCAGCAAAGAAATGACTGAGAACGCCGAACAAACAGCCGAACAGGCCACTTCTGCGTCTGCTTCTGCTGAACAGGTAAGTCAGAATACTAATACAGTTGTGACTGCCGTGGAAGAGATGAATGCTAGCATTCGAGAAATTGCTAAGACCGTTACTCAAGGAGCAAAGGTAACGACTGAGGCAGTTAAAACAGCTGACCGCACCAATGAGACAATTAACAAACTCGGTCAAAGCAGCATCGAAATTGGCAAAGTTATTAAAGTCATTACCGCGATCGCAGGGCAAACAAACCTGCTAGCACTCAATGCTACCATTGAGGCGGCTAGAGCCGGGGATGCCGGTAGAGGATTTGCCGTAGTCGCCAACGAGGTGAAAGAATTAGCCAAACAAACGGCAAATGCTACTGAAGATATAAGCTTGCGAATTGAAGCAATTCAAACAGATACAAAAAGCGCCGTTCAAGCCATCACTCAGATTACTAGTATTATCAATCAAATCAACGACTTCCAAAGCACGATCGCCAGTGCTATTGAAGAACAAACAGCAACTACAAATGAAATTGGTCGAAATATGGCTGAGGCAGCCAAAGGAACCTTAGATATTGCCAAAAGTATTGGAATTGTGGCACTCAATACTCAAAGTACGACTACTGGAACCAGTAATACCTTAGAGGCAGCTACAGAATTATCTCGAATGGCAGTAGATTTGCAGAAAGTCGTCAATCAGTTCAAGTATTAA
- a CDS encoding chemotaxis protein CheW yields MTEQQICTFFLKGAYFGIDVQHVQEVIRPQAMTRVPLAPPDICGLINLRGQIITVIDLQRRLEMNEPQTQSTTKLGDELDSHYVEKPTRNLPSLQRKGENSKPLSLQERGLERGFPDPVKNQVDEPQGFNVIVCSDNEVVSLLVDRVGDVLEFAQNTFQPPPATLKGKIRQMLAGAYPLPEGFLLVLDAEKILDVNLINQIIE; encoded by the coding sequence ATGACTGAACAACAAATTTGCACATTTTTTCTTAAAGGAGCTTACTTTGGTATTGACGTGCAACACGTTCAAGAAGTGATTCGTCCCCAAGCAATGACTCGTGTACCTTTAGCACCACCAGATATCTGTGGGTTAATTAATTTACGTGGACAAATTATTACTGTCATCGATTTGCAGCGTCGATTAGAGATGAACGAACCGCAGACACAATCAACTACAAAACTTGGAGATGAGCTTGATTCACACTATGTGGAAAAACCAACGCGAAACCTCCCTTCTCTACAAAGGAAGGGGGAGAATTCAAAGCCTCTCTCCTTGCAGGAGAGAGGTTTGGAGAGAGGTTTTCCAGATCCCGTGAAAAATCAGGTAGATGAACCGCAGGGATTTAATGTCATTGTGTGTTCTGATAATGAAGTAGTTAGTCTGCTAGTCGATCGCGTGGGAGATGTTCTAGAGTTCGCACAAAACACCTTTCAACCCCCACCCGCAACGTTAAAAGGTAAAATACGTCAGATGCTAGCAGGAGCTTACCCGCTCCCAGAGGGATTTCTGTTAGTTCTAGACGCCGAGAAAATTCTAGATGTTAATTTAATAAATCAGATTATCGAATAA
- a CDS encoding chemotaxis protein CheA codes for MELNEIDDDIEAFLVESYENLNQIEGDIIELEKASGDGEALVRIYRSLHTLKGNCGFLPFPNLESLAHAGENLLSCLRDRTIAITPDIISILLQTVDGIRQILSQIQATKHDGDVYDGLRLRDYSALIAALTRLSETKQTPKPSQSHEPIVNIQTPQIDTAGSDVESVNHELTEISTTTSESAYIRVNVNLLDQMMNLVGELVLARNQVIGFSTKFKDNSFAATCQHLNLLTAQLQEGVMKTRLQPISSIWQKFPRVTRDLAIASGKEVEVEMEGTETELDKSIIETIKDPLTHLLRNCIDHGIELPAERVACGKPRVGRLFLRAFHESGKVNIEIGDDGRGLNLERLKERSQQLGLVNAVQAATMSESEVMNLIFLSGFSTAQQVTHLSGRGVGMDIVKSNIEKINGTVEIYSQQGQGTTFKIKIPLTLAIIPALIVSSGGDVSRQAAPRLRYAIPQGSLLELVRLEALNSIEMLYDVPVYRLRGNLVPLIYLNEVLQQDSLRNLETLSLVIVEVDNYRFGLVVDTIEDIQDIVVKPLGRQLKALSLFAGATVLGDGTVALIIDVVGLANQTGITAKKQLLSENAANSQKQAGSRQTILLFEGPQGARMGIPLAIAFRLEEILASAVEKVGNQHVFQSYGRILPLIDLYQIFCVGDRFNDQALATVTETLQIVIVSPYSELSVGLVVDRILDIVEEPLTIKGIPSRPGVLFCAVIQGQITEIIDIETVIRIANPHLLQLATHD; via the coding sequence ATGGAGTTAAATGAAATTGACGATGATATAGAAGCATTTCTTGTTGAAAGCTATGAGAACTTGAATCAAATTGAAGGCGATATTATTGAGCTAGAGAAAGCATCTGGTGATGGAGAAGCATTAGTTCGGATTTATCGCTCACTCCATACGCTTAAAGGAAATTGCGGCTTTTTACCGTTTCCTAATTTGGAATCACTTGCTCATGCTGGAGAGAATTTGCTCTCGTGTCTGCGCGATCGCACGATCGCAATCACCCCTGACATTATTAGTATTTTACTACAAACAGTTGACGGCATTCGGCAAATCTTGTCTCAAATTCAAGCTACAAAGCATGATGGCGATGTCTACGACGGGCTGCGCCTACGCGATTATTCAGCACTGATCGCGGCTTTAACCCGATTGTCAGAAACTAAACAGACTCCAAAACCCTCTCAATCCCATGAGCCTATTGTTAATATACAAACGCCACAAATAGATACAGCAGGTAGTGATGTTGAGTCTGTCAATCACGAACTCACAGAAATATCAACGACAACATCAGAATCTGCTTATATCCGAGTCAATGTTAATCTACTAGATCAGATGATGAACCTAGTGGGTGAACTCGTTTTAGCCCGTAACCAGGTAATTGGATTTAGTACGAAGTTTAAAGATAATAGTTTTGCTGCTACCTGCCAGCACCTGAATTTACTTACAGCCCAGTTGCAAGAAGGGGTGATGAAAACTCGGCTGCAACCAATTAGTTCCATTTGGCAAAAGTTCCCTCGCGTCACCCGCGATTTAGCGATCGCTTCCGGTAAAGAAGTTGAAGTAGAAATGGAGGGAACAGAGACTGAACTAGACAAAAGTATTATTGAAACAATTAAAGACCCCTTAACACACTTATTACGCAATTGCATCGATCATGGCATTGAATTACCAGCCGAGCGCGTTGCTTGTGGAAAGCCAAGGGTAGGACGGCTATTTCTCAGAGCCTTTCACGAAAGCGGCAAAGTCAATATTGAAATTGGCGATGATGGTCGCGGTCTGAATTTAGAACGGCTCAAAGAGCGATCGCAGCAACTTGGTTTAGTCAACGCTGTGCAAGCTGCAACCATGAGCGAATCAGAAGTGATGAACTTAATTTTTTTATCCGGCTTCTCGACTGCTCAACAGGTAACTCACCTTTCCGGGCGTGGGGTTGGGATGGATATTGTCAAGAGCAATATTGAGAAGATTAACGGAACGGTTGAAATTTACAGCCAACAGGGACAAGGAACGACCTTTAAAATCAAGATTCCCCTGACATTGGCAATTATTCCAGCATTGATTGTCAGCAGTGGTGGCGATGTCTCACGACAAGCCGCTCCGCGTCTACGCTATGCTATTCCCCAAGGGAGTTTACTAGAACTAGTACGCCTAGAAGCACTCAATAGTATTGAGATGTTATACGATGTACCAGTGTATCGCTTGCGGGGTAATCTTGTGCCCTTGATTTACCTCAATGAAGTATTGCAACAGGATAGTCTTAGGAACTTAGAAACACTCAGTCTGGTAATTGTGGAAGTTGATAATTATCGCTTTGGACTGGTTGTGGACACAATCGAAGACATCCAAGATATTGTAGTTAAACCTTTGGGAAGACAGTTAAAGGCGCTATCCCTATTTGCAGGAGCCACCGTTTTAGGGGATGGCACAGTGGCATTAATTATTGATGTTGTCGGTCTGGCAAACCAAACTGGTATAACCGCCAAAAAGCAGTTGTTGAGCGAAAATGCTGCAAATAGCCAAAAGCAAGCAGGCTCACGCCAAACAATTTTACTCTTTGAAGGGCCCCAAGGCGCACGTATGGGCATTCCACTAGCGATCGCATTTCGGCTTGAGGAGATTCTTGCTTCTGCTGTCGAAAAAGTGGGTAATCAGCATGTCTTCCAGTCTTACGGGCGAATTTTGCCACTGATTGATCTTTATCAGATATTTTGCGTTGGCGATCGCTTTAATGATCAGGCTTTGGCGACAGTTACAGAAACGCTCCAGATAGTTATTGTCTCTCCATACTCAGAACTCAGTGTTGGGCTAGTAGTCGATCGCATTCTTGATATTGTGGAAGAACCACTAACCATTAAAGGTATTCCTAGTAGACCTGGTGTGCTTTTCTGTGCTGTAATTCAAGGACAAATCACAGAAATTATTGACATTGAGACTGTAATTCGGATTGCCAACCCTCATTTGCTGCAACTGGCTACTCATGACTGA